In Bacteroidia bacterium, a genomic segment contains:
- a CDS encoding reverse transcriptase family protein: MYALYFPYSVKMRSRQIGQISHAFCKLKRQRDLAAFLQEGRKSLLRIVDSASSDYYSFRMPKREGGSRLIETPREELKDIQTRINHILQCVYHGLRPDCAFGFIITAKDDTEARNIYTNACKHLGQSHVLNLDLKDFFHTITSAKVENIFLGSPFRFKPKAARTLARLTTFRKRLPMGAPSSPIISNFACLEMDAKLQEYADKRGWKYTRFSDDLTLSSGKKIYPNDIAAIFEIIRECGFEPNEEKVNLYKKSDPPIVTGLRLLPEFPDIAEDYIEGIRSDMEILQMLGSDKRFTRSIFQQFPAEKLRRSIIGQINFVGFVRGRQHDSFLALMKELYKIPYAKAS; this comes from the coding sequence ATGTACGCTCTGTATTTCCCTTACTCCGTAAAGATGCGTTCGCGGCAGATCGGACAGATCTCCCACGCATTCTGCAAACTCAAACGCCAGCGCGACCTCGCAGCATTCCTCCAGGAAGGTAGGAAAAGTCTGCTCCGCATTGTTGATTCTGCTTCCTCTGACTATTATTCCTTCCGTATGCCCAAACGTGAAGGGGGTTCCCGACTCATCGAAACGCCCCGCGAAGAGCTGAAAGACATCCAGACCCGGATCAATCATATCCTCCAATGTGTCTATCACGGCCTCCGGCCTGATTGCGCCTTTGGTTTTATCATCACAGCCAAAGACGATACCGAAGCCCGCAATATCTACACCAATGCCTGCAAACACCTCGGGCAGTCACATGTGCTGAATCTCGACCTCAAAGACTTTTTCCATACTATCACCAGCGCCAAGGTGGAAAATATCTTCCTGGGGTCTCCTTTCCGGTTCAAACCGAAAGCCGCCCGCACCCTCGCACGGCTCACCACGTTCCGCAAACGCCTGCCGATGGGCGCACCGTCTTCACCCATTATCTCCAATTTCGCCTGCCTCGAAATGGATGCCAAATTGCAGGAATACGCGGACAAACGCGGCTGGAAATACACGCGCTTTTCTGACGATCTCACGTTGTCCTCCGGCAAAAAGATTTATCCCAATGATATCGCAGCGATTTTTGAGATTATCAGGGAATGTGGATTTGAACCCAATGAAGAGAAGGTAAACCTGTACAAAAAGTCAGATCCCCCCATCGTCACTGGCCTGCGCCTTTTGCCAGAGTTTCCCGATATCGCAGAGGATTATATCGAGGGGATTCGCTCTGATATGGAGATTTTACAGATGCTGGGATCGGACAAACGATTCACCCGCAGCATTTTCCAGCAGTTTCCTGCCGAAAAACTCCGCAGATCGATTATAGGGCAAATCAATTTTGTGGGATTTGTCAGGGGGAGGCAACACGATTCCTTTCTGGCACTGATGAAGGAACTCTACAAAATCCCTTACGCAAAAGCGAGCTGA
- a CDS encoding nucleotidyltransferase family protein produces MKTSERPAKLIPIAVNTREDVLMGLKTYRNFLNHEFQVTRLGLFGSFARGEQTLKSDIDLLVEFEPNTPGLFEKKRMIKDFLQQIFQREIDLCREKYIKSYFRDQILKEALYV; encoded by the coding sequence GTGAAAACTTCCGAAAGACCGGCTAAATTAATTCCAATCGCGGTAAACACGCGGGAAGATGTGTTAATGGGACTAAAGACGTACCGAAATTTCCTGAATCACGAATTTCAGGTCACACGACTGGGTTTGTTTGGCTCCTTTGCGCGAGGAGAACAAACACTCAAAAGTGATATTGACCTGCTGGTCGAATTTGAACCCAATACTCCCGGCCTTTTTGAAAAAAAACGCATGATAAAAGATTTTTTGCAACAAATTTTTCAACGTGAAATAGATTTGTGTCGGGAAAAATATATCAAATCCTATTTCCGGGATCAGATACTTAAAGAAGCACTTTATGTCTGA
- a CDS encoding HepT-like ribonuclease domain-containing protein — MSEKDRGNLAAILDSVNKIQAFTSAISNAENFYSDIRTFDATLMNFVIIGESIARLSEEITKANPHIEWQKIKGFRNMIAHDYFGIDAEEVWQIIQQYVPLLKTNIQQIIES, encoded by the coding sequence ATGTCTGAAAAAGATAGGGGAAATCTTGCGGCAATTCTGGATTCTGTCAATAAGATTCAGGCGTTCACATCGGCTATATCAAATGCTGAGAATTTTTATAGCGACATCCGCACTTTCGACGCTACACTCATGAATTTCGTAATTATCGGAGAATCCATTGCCCGCCTTAGCGAAGAAATCACTAAAGCCAATCCCCATATCGAATGGCAGAAAATTAAGGGATTCCGAAATATGATTGCACATGATTATTTTGGAATAGACGCAGAAGAAGTCTGGCAAATTATTCAACAGTATGTCCCCCTACTCAAAACAAATATCCAACAAATTATAGAAAGCTAA
- the cas2 gene encoding CRISPR-associated endonuclease Cas2 produces the protein MTVLVTYDIRKDKLRTKMADSLLEIGFTRVQKSVYLARIKKKTLAKWLQKYEPKLETDDKLYIINLSESRLRQMYAWGFDQNMDMILSRTKTLVI, from the coding sequence ATGACGGTACTCGTTACCTACGATATCCGAAAGGATAAACTGCGCACCAAAATGGCAGACAGCCTGCTGGAAATCGGGTTTACCCGGGTCCAGAAGTCGGTCTATCTCGCCCGTATCAAAAAGAAAACCCTCGCCAAATGGCTCCAAAAATATGAGCCGAAACTCGAAACAGATGATAAACTTTATATCATCAACCTTTCCGAGTCCCGGCTCCGGCAAATGTATGCCTGGGGTTTTGACCAGAATATGGATATGATCCTCAGTCGAACCAAAACCCTCGTGATCTGA
- the cas1 gene encoding CRISPR-associated endonuclease Cas1 — MHLVINSYGCSLSKSKGRFCIRSESGETFVSPEKVTAITLSNACSLTTDAVMLALEHDIPIVLLTRTGKPVGRFWSQYFGSIPTIRRNQLIWSSAPEGADWVVHQLIQKAQLQIVHLQKLADLRPKNSRELKACCQYIESQIEKLSELSGKPIAEIAATLRGVEGSVSRVYFTRISDCLPPRYQFEGRSRRPAMDRFNATLNYFYGMLYNLVETAIIAAGLDPALPVLHRDAYHKPSFAYDFIEPFRPWADEIASSLCLQKKLKSLHFQPKDAGEWLSDNGRALAVEVFDVFMDEKPGKSRGELPPRKQIFSDASSLAQSLLKYSTLPPEPVAA; from the coding sequence ATGCACCTTGTCATCAACTCTTATGGTTGCAGCCTTTCCAAATCCAAAGGCCGCTTTTGCATCCGATCCGAATCGGGCGAGACCTTCGTTTCTCCTGAAAAAGTGACGGCCATCACGCTGTCCAATGCCTGTTCTCTCACTACTGATGCGGTCATGCTCGCGCTTGAGCACGATATCCCCATCGTACTTCTCACCCGAACCGGCAAACCTGTAGGCCGATTCTGGAGCCAGTATTTTGGTTCTATCCCCACCATCCGCCGCAATCAACTGATCTGGTCATCTGCTCCCGAAGGTGCTGACTGGGTTGTGCACCAACTCATCCAAAAGGCTCAGTTGCAAATTGTCCATCTCCAAAAACTGGCCGACCTCCGCCCCAAAAACAGCCGGGAGCTCAAAGCTTGCTGCCAGTATATCGAATCCCAGATAGAAAAACTCAGCGAACTGTCAGGCAAACCCATTGCCGAAATTGCCGCAACCCTCCGCGGAGTAGAAGGATCGGTCTCTCGTGTCTATTTTACCCGAATCTCTGACTGCCTGCCACCCCGCTACCAGTTTGAAGGCAGGTCGCGCCGCCCGGCGATGGATCGGTTTAATGCCACCCTCAACTATTTCTATGGCATGCTCTACAACCTCGTGGAGACGGCCATCATCGCCGCCGGACTGGATCCTGCGCTGCCCGTGCTGCACCGCGACGCGTATCACAAACCTTCGTTTGCCTACGATTTTATAGAACCATTCCGCCCCTGGGCAGATGAAATCGCTTCCAGTCTTTGCTTGCAGAAAAAACTCAAATCCCTGCATTTCCAGCCCAAAGACGCCGGAGAATGGCTCAGCGACAATGGCCGTGCCCTGGCAGTAGAGGTCTTCGATGTTTTTATGGATGAAAAACCGGGAAAATCGCGGGGCGAACTGCCCCCCCGAAAACAAATTTTTTCCGACGCTTCGTCCCTGGCTCAGTCGCTGCTGAAGTATTCTACTTTACCACCTGAACCTGTTGCTGCATGA